Proteins co-encoded in one Anguilla anguilla isolate fAngAng1 chromosome 16, fAngAng1.pri, whole genome shotgun sequence genomic window:
- the LOC118214801 gene encoding receptor-type tyrosine-protein phosphatase eta-like isoform X10 codes for MRGLSFNGVLSTTLLGLWMFFKVSCEQSVLITGENSTTVTTISGPFAEDSESVSNATWPYPILWLNATTINTTVVVLHWHRPQGYQQGYSNRVETSGCTSAPRNQTEQDSMATITGLTPGTNCSFTVYSQVQNGIEGEPISVYQYTKPERVSPTIPNRGTSDTIEVTWLSPPGNVEKYKVNLTSNYGDNQTKFLNSSFQSWLFSGLAAGRNYTVVVTTISGPFAEDSEPVSNATYPNPPGAIHAEGQTTDSITISWGRPQGMDLGQYSFIIFCQPHQNGQNESTNNTAVLENLTSGTLYNISVVTVGPMGYHSSAATAGIYTRPYPILGLNATTINTTVVVLHWHSPQGYQQGYSYRVETSCCMPTPRNQTEQNSMATITDQNSMATITDLIPGTNCSFTVYSQVQNGIEGEPISVYQYTKPERVSPTIPNRGANDTIEVTWLSPTSNVEKYKVNLTSNYGDNQIKFLRSSFQSWLFSGLAAGRNYTAVVTTISGPFAEDSEPVSNATYPNPPGAIHAEGQTTDSITISWGRPQGMDLGQYSFIIFCHPHQNGQNESTNNTAVLENLTSGTLYNISVVTVGPMGYHSSAATAGIYTRPYPILGLNATTINTTVVVLHWHSPQGYQQGYSYRVETSCCMPTPRNQTEQNSMATITDQNSMATITDLIPGTNCSFTVYSQVQNGIEGEPISVYQYTKPERVSPTIPNRGANDTIEVTWLSPTSNVEKYKVNLTSNYGDNQIKFLRSSFQSWLFSGLAAGRNYTAVVTTISGPFAEDSEPVSNATYPNPPGAIHAEGQTTDSITISWGWPQGMDLGQYSFIIFYQASQNETTNNTAVLENLTSGTLYNISVVTVGPMGYHSSAATAGIYTRPYPILGLNATTINTTVVVLHWHRPQGYQLGYSYRVETSCCMPTPRNQTEKNSMATITEQNSMATITDLIPGINCSFTVYSQVQNGVEGEPISVYQYTKPERVSPAVSNRGTNDTIEVTWKPPLGNVEKYMVNLTSNYGDNQSMVVSYIVPSPLFSGLTPGRKYTVVVTTISGPFAEDSEPVSCATWPYPILGLNATTINTTVVVLHWHRPQGYQQGYSYMVKTSGCTSAPRNQTEQDSMATITGLTPGTNCSFTVYSQVQNGIEGEPISVYQYTKPERVSPAVSSRGTNDTIEVTWRSPRGNVEKYMVNLTSNYGDNQIKFLRSSFQSQLFSGLAAGRKYTVVVTTISGPFAEDSEPVSNATYPNPPGAIHAEGQTTDSITISWGRPQGMDLGQYSFIIFYQPHQNGQTESTNNTAVLGNLTSGTLYNISVVTVGPIGYHSSAATAGIYTRPYPILGLNATTINTTVVVLHWHRPQGYQLGYSYRVETSCCMPTPRNQTEKNSMATITDQNSMATITDLIPGTNCSFTVYSQVQNAIEGEPISVYQYTKPERVSPAVSNRGTNDTIEVTWMPPLGNVEKYMVNLTSNYGDNQSVVVSYIVPSPLFSGLTPGRKYTVVVTTISGPFAEDSEPVSNATYPNPPGAIHAEEQTTDSITISWGRPQGMDLGQYSFIIFCQPHQNGQNESTNNTAVLENLTSGTLYNISVVTVGPMGYHSSAATAGIYTRPYPILGLNATTINTTVVVLHWHRPQGYQQGYLYRVETSGCTSAPRNQTEQDSMATITGLTPGTNCSFTVYSQVQNGIEGEPISVYQYTKPERVNPAISNRGANDTIEVTWMPPPSNVEKYMLSLTSNYGNNQTKFLNSSFQSWLFSGLAAGRKYTVVVTTISGPFAEDSEPVSNATYPNAPGPITVTNKTTNSVAIEWTPAPGMDRGSFSYHVTYGSSAHDLKSRDTDLNELTVRGLVSGTPYNISVATVGLFQYASQPVLRFVTTRPESVRGLQQSSTTVDMISIAWQRPVGFKPGYSYGVTVRNSTGHLIRDGSTSQLSHNWMGLSPGNRYTFGVTSRTSDGTPGSPVTISVCTDASPVVIFKCDGPNRTGPVLNLAWDSPEGANKGFSLTWGDTGSVTLPPCTGNCRHNIENLSYYTRYQVRITTLGCGETSSVHKTDCQTGITAPPEPSRSTGFAVREKKHNMFVLKFNSSILNSKNGPIVAYGILMTSNLKEFSNENNVGLQKYLNKTHDDWTKDESVPYLATALDTNVEQTRNEKSEFEVNIGSGSRWNGYTNGPLSARTTYRFALVMFTYVALANELVDASRSLFSISKFFDEDVALPENPTVITVGALAGALSAVTCFTAIAAGVYWKKATRKTPSDIPIESMRAKVGAPVRVEDYEAYHRRQSANSNCGFAEEYEELKPVGIGQCKVSAEALENKGKNRYTNVLPYESSRVKLSIQGSPYDDYINASYVPGYNCKKEFIAAQGPLPGTVDEFWRMLWEKNVRTLVMLTRCNEQGRVKCEEYWPSRTKHFKNIFVTTTSVVPLEDWTVRDFDVKNVKTAETRSLRQFHFTAWPDHGVPESTELLIDFRHLVREHMDLVSRNSPTVVHCSAGVGRTGTMIAIDHLLFQIERDSMVDLYGTVYSMRMHRALMVQTEDQYVFLHKCALDIIKSRTGTNVDLIYQNVAAVDIYENVTTIKGAAGVSRP; via the exons ATGAGGGGGCTGTCCTTTAACGGGGTCTTGTCTACGACGCTTCTTGGCCTTTGGATGTTTTTTAAG GTTTCATGTGAACAGTCAGTCT TAATTACAGGGGAAAACAGTACCACAGTGACCACAATCAGTGGACCATTTGCTGAAGACTCAGAGTCTGTTTCCAATGCAACAT GGCCGTATCCAATCCTTTGGTTAAATGCCACCACGATCAACACAACGGTGGTGGTTCTGCACTGGCACAGACCTCAGGGGTACCAGCAGGGATACTCAAACAGGGTGGAGACCTCCGGCTGTACTTCTGCCCCACGGAACCAGACAGAACAAGACTCCATGGCCACCATCACCGGCCTGACCCCAGGAACCAACTGCTCCTTTACCGTCTACTCCCAGGTCCAGAATGGCATTGAGGGAGAGCCTATCTCTGTGTACCAGTACACAA AGCCTGAAAGAGTGAGCCCTACCATTCCAAACAGAGGCACCAGTGACACCATTGAGGTGACATGGCTGTCTCCACCTGGCAATGTGGAAAAGTACAAGGTCAACTTGACCAGCAATTATGGAGACAACCAAACAAAGTTTCTCAACTCCAGCTTTCAGTCATGGTTATTCAGTGGCCTGGCAGCTGGGAGAAACTACACAGTCGTAGTGACCACAATCAGTGGACCCTTTGCTGAAGACTCAGAGCCTGTTTCCAATGCAACAT ATCCCAATCCACCTGGAGCTATTCATGCAGAAGGGCAGACCACTGATTCCATTACTATCAGTTGGGGTAGGCCCCAAGGCATGGACTTGGGCCAGTACAGTTTCATCATATTCTGTCAACCCCATCAAAATGGTCAAAATGAGAGCACAAACAACACTGCTGTATTGGAGAACCTGACATCCGGGACTCTGTACAACATCTCGGTGGTAACCGTAGGTCCAATGGGCTACCACAGCTCTGCAGCCACTGCAGGAATCTACACCA GGCCGTATCCCATCCTTGGGTTAAATGCCACCACCATCAACACAACGGTGGTGGTtttgcactggcacagtcccCAGGGGTACCAGCAGGGATACTCATACAGGGTGGAGACCTCCTGCTGTATGCCTACCCCACGGAACCAGACAGAGCAAAACTCCATGGCCACCATCACCGACCAAAACTCCATGGCCACCATCACCGACCTGATTCCAGGCACCAACTGCTCCTTTACCGTCTACTCCCAGGTCCAGAATGGCATTGAGGGAGAGCCCATCTCTGTGTACCAGTACACAA AACCTGAAAGAGTGAGCCCTACCATTCCAAACAGGGGTGCCAACGACACCATTGAGGTCACATGGCTGTCTCCAACTAGCAATGTGGAAAAGTACAAGGTCAACTTGACCAGCAATTATGGAGATAACCAAATAAAGTTTCTCAGGTCCAGCTTTCAGTCATGGTTATTCAGTGGTCTGGCAGCTGGGAGAAACTACACAGCCGTAGTGACCACAATCAGTGGACCCTTTGCTGAAGACTCAGAGCCTGTTTCCAATGCAACAT ATCCCAATCCACCTGGAGCTATTCATGCAGAAGGGCAGACCACTGATTCCATTACTATCAGTTGGGGTAGGCCCCAAGGCATGGACTTGGGCCAGTACAGTTTCATCATATTCTGTCATCCCCATCAAAATGGTCAAAATGAGAGCACAAACAACACTGCTGTATTGGAGAACCTGACATCCGGGACTCTGTACAACATCTCGGTGGTAACCGTAGGTCCAATGGGATACCACAGCTCTGCAGCCACTGCAGGAATCTACACCA GGCCGTATCCCATCCTTGGGTTAAATGCCACCACCATCAACACAACGGTGGTGGTtttgcactggcacagtcccCAGGGGTACCAGCAGGGATACTCATACAGGGTGGAGACCTCCTGCTGTATGCCTACCCCACGGAACCAGACAGAGCAAAACTCCATGGCCACCATCACCGACCAAAACTCCATGGCCACCATCACCGACCTGATTCCAGGCACCAACTGCTCCTTTACCGTCTACTCCCAGGTCCAGAATGGCATTGAGGGAGAGCCCATCTCTGTGTACCAGTACACAA AACCTGAAAGAGTGAGCCCTACCATTCCAAACAGGGGTGCCAACGACACCATTGAGGTCACATGGCTGTCTCCAACTAGCAATGTGGAAAAGTACAAGGTCAACTTGACCAGCAATTATGGAGATAACCAAATAAAGTTTCTCAGGTCCAGCTTTCAGTCATGGTTATTCAGTGGTCTGGCAGCTGGGAGAAACTACACAGCCGTAGTGACCACAATCAGTGGACCCTTTGCTGAAGACTCAGAGCCTGTTTCCAATGCAACAT ATCCTAATCCACCTGGAGCTATTCATGCAGAAGGGCAGACCACTGATTCCATTACTATCAGTTGGGGTTGGCCCCAAGGCATGGACTTGGGCCAGTACAGTTTCATCATATTCTATCAAGCCTCTCAAAATGAGACCACAAACAACACTGCTGTATTGGAGAACCTGACATCCGGGACTCTGTACAACATCTCGGTGGTGACCGTAGGTCCAATGGGCTACCACAGCTCTGCAGCCACTGCAGGAATCTACACCA GGCCGTATCCCATCCTTGGGTTAAATGCCACCACGATCAACACAACGGTGGTGGTTTTGCACTGGCACAGACCCCAGGGGTACCAGCTGGGATACTCATACAGGGTGGAGACCTCCTGCTGTATGCCTACCCCACGGAACCAGACAGAGAAAAACTCCATGGCCACCATCACCGAACAAAACTCCATGGCCACCATCACCGACCTGATTCCAGGCATCAACTGCTCCTTTACCGTCTACTCCCAGGTCCAGAATGGCGTTGAGGGAGAGCCCATCTCTGTGTACCAGTACACAA agcctgaaaGAGTGAGCCCTGCAGTTTCAAACAGAGGCACCAATGACACCATTGAGGTCACATGGAAGCCTCCACTTGGCAATGTGGAAAAGTACATGGTCAACTTGACCAGCAATTATGGAGACAATCAATCAATGGTTGTCAGCTACATCGTTCCGTCACCGTTATTCAGTGGTCTGACACCTGGAAGAAAATACACAGTCGTAGTGACCACAATCAGTGGACCCTTTGCTGAAGACTCAGAGCCTGTTTCCTGTGCGACAT GGCCGTATCCCATCCTTGGGTTGAATGCCACCACGATCAACACAACGGTGGTGGTTCTGCACTGGCATAGACCCCAGGGGTACCAGCAGGGATACTCATACATGGTGAAGACCTCCGGCTGTACTTCTGCCCCACGGAACCAGACAGAGCAAGACTCCATGGCCACCATCACCGGCCTGACCCCAGGAACCAACTGCTCTTTTACCGTCTACTCCCAGGTCCAGAATGGCATTGAGGGAGAGCCTATCTCTGTGTACCAGTACACAA aacctgAAAGAGTGAGCCCTGCAGTTTCAAGCAGAGGCACCAATGACACCATTGAGGTCACATGGCGTTCTCCACGCGGCAATGTGGAAAAGTACATGGTCAACTTGACCAGCAATTATGGAGATAACCAAATAAAGTTTCTCAGGTCCAGCTTTCAGTCACAGTTATTCAGTGGTCTGGCAGCTGGGAGAAAATACACAGTCGTAGTGACCACAATCAGTGGACCCTTTGCTGAAGACTCAGAGCCTGTTTCCAATGCAACAT ATCCTAATCCACCTGGAGCTATTCATGCAGAAGGGCAGACCACTGATTCCATTACTATCAGTTGGGGTCGGCCCCAAGGCATGGACTTGGGCCAGTACAGTTTCATCATATTCTATCAACCCCATCAAAATGGTCAAACTGAGAGCACAAACAACACGGCTGTATTGGGGAACCTGACATCCGGGACTCTGTACAACATCTCGGTAGTGACCGTAGGTCCAATTGGCTACCACAGCTCTGCAGCCACTGCAGGAATCTACACCA GGCCGTATCCCATCCTTGGGTTAAATGCCACCACGATCAACACAACGGTGGTGGTTTTGCACTGGCACAGACCCCAGGGGTACCAGCTGGGATACTCATACAGGGTGGAGACCTCCTGCTGTATGCCTACCCCACGGAACCAGACAGAGAAAAACTCCATGGCCACCATCACCGACCAAAACTCCATGGCCACCATCACCGACCTGATTCCAGGCACCAACTGCTCCTTTACCGTCTACTCCCAGGTCCAGAATGCCATTGAGGGAGAGCCCATCTCTGTGTACCAGTACACAA agcctgaaaGAGTGAGCCCTGCAGTTTCAAACAGAGGCACCAATGACACCATTGAGGTCACATGGATGCCTCCACTTGGCAATGTGGAAAAGTACATGGTCAACTTGACCAGCAATTATGGAGACAATCAATCAGTGGTTGTCAGCTACATCGTTCCGTCACCGTTATTCAGTGGTCTGACACCTGGGAGAAAATACACAGTCGTAGTGACCACAATCAGTGGACCCTTTGCTGAAGACTCAGAGCCTGTTTCCAATGCAACAT ATCCCAATCCACCTGGAGCTATTCATGCAGAAGAGCAGACCACTGATTCCATTACTATCAGTTGGGGTAGGCCCCAAGGCATGGACTTGGGCCAGTACAGTTTCATCATATTCTGTCAACCCCATCAAAATGGTCAAAATGAGAGCACAAACAACACGGCTGTATTGGAGAACCTGACATCCGGGACTCTGTACAACATCTCGGTGGTGACCGTAGGTCCAATGGGCTACCACAGCTCTGCAGCCACTGCAGGAATCTACACCA GGCCGTATCCCATCCTTGGGTTAAATGCCACCACGATCAACACAACGGTGGTGGTTCTGCACTGGCACAGGCCCCAGGGGTACCAGCAGGGATACTTGTACAGAGTGGAGACCTCCGGCTGTACTTCTGCCCCACGGAACCAGACAGAACAAGACTCCATGGCCACCATCACCGGCCTGACCCCAGGAACCAACTGCTCCTTTACCGTCTACTCCCAGGTCCAGAATGGCATTGAGGGAGAGCCTATCTCTGTGTACCAGTACACAA AACCTGAAAGAGTGAACCCTGCCATTTCAAACAGGGGTGCCAACGACACCATTGAGGTGACATGGATGCCTCCACCTAGCAATGTGGAAAAGTACATGCTCAGCTTGACCAGCAATTATGGAAACAACCAAACAAAGTTTCTCAACTCCAGCTTTCAGTCATGGTTATTCAGTGGTCTGGCAGCTGGGAGAAAATACACAGTCGTAGTGACCACAATCAGTGGACCCTTTGCTGAAGACTCAGAGCCTGTTTCCAATGCAACAT ATCCAAACGCTCCTGGTCCAATCACGGTCACAAACAAGACCACAAATTCAGTCGCCATAGAGTGGACGCCGGCTCCCGGCATGGACCGTGGCTCTTTCTCTTACCATGTGACCTACGGCTCGTCAGCACATGACCTTAAATCACGTGACACTGACCTCAATGAGTTAACTGTTCGTGGCCTGGTTTCTGGAACTCCGTACAACATCTCTGTGGCCACAGTCGGCCTGTTCCAGTACGCGAGTCAGCCGGTGCTCCGCTTCGTTACGACAA GACCAGAGAGCGTTCGGGGCCTTCAACAATCCTCGACCACCGTTGACATGATCAGCATAGCATGGCAGCGGCCTGTTGGGTTCAAACCCGGGTACTCTTACGGCGTGACGGTACGGAACAGCACAGGCCATCTCATCAGGGACGGAAGCACCTCACAACTGTCCCATAACTGGATGGGGCTGTCTCCCGGCAACCGCTACACTTTCGGGGTGACCTCCCGGACGTCCGACGGAACACCGGGCTCTCCCGTGACCATTTCCGTCTGTACGG atgCGTCTCCCGTTGTCATCTTCAAATGTGACGGACCCAACCGCACTGGCCCCGTGCTGAACCTAGCGTGGGACAGTCCCGAAGGCGCTAACAAAGGATTCAGTTTGACCTGGGGGGACACTGGGAGCGTGACCCTTCCCCCCTGCACAGGCAACTGCAGACACAACATCGAAAACCTCTCGTACTACACCCGGTACCAAGTGCGCATAACAACGCTTGGCTGTGGGGAAACCAGCAGTGTCCACAAAACTGACTGCCAGACGGGCATCACAG ctccACCTGAACCAAGCAGAAGCACTGGATTTGCCGTCCGAGAAAAGAAGCATAATATGTTTGTTCTGAAATTCAACTCGAGCATATTAAATAGTAAAAACGGACCAATTGTGGCTTATGGTATACTAATGACATCGAATTTGAAAG AGTTTTCTAACGAAAACAACGTTGGTTTACAAAAATACCTCAATAAAACCCACGATGACTGGACAAAAGATGAAAGTGTCCCTTATCTGGCAACCGCACTTGATACTAATGTAGAACAAACTCGAAATGAGAAATCTGAGTTTGAGGTGAACATAGGATCGGGTTCGAGGTGGAACGGATACACCAACGGACCGCTGTCGGCCAGGACAACTTACAG ATTTGCGTTAGTGATGTTTACCTACGTTGCACTAGCAAATGAATTGGTTGACGCATCACGATCCTTGTTCTCAATATCTAAGTTTTTTGACGAAGATGTCGCCCTTCCAGAAAATCCAA cggttaTTACGGTGGGGGCCTTGGCAGGAGCGCTGTCCGCAGTAACCTGTTTCACAGCCATTGCAGCCGGGGTCTACTGGAAGAA AGCTACCAGGAAGACACCTTCAGACATCCCTATCGAGTCCATGAG agcCAAAGT TGGTGCCCCTGTGCGAGTGGAGGACTATGAGGCGTACCACCGGAGGCAAAGTGCCAATTCCAACTGCGGCTTTGCCGAAGAATAtgag GAGCTGAAGCCTGTCGGCATCGGCCAGTGCAAGGTTAGCGCAGAGGCCCTGGAAAACAAGGGAAAAAACCGCTACACCAACGTCCTCCCGT ACGAATCCTCACGAGTCAAGCTGTCGATCCAGGGAAGTCCGTACGACGACTACATCAACGCCAGCTATGTCCCG GGGTACAACTGCAAGAAGGAGTTCATCGCGGCCCAGGGTCCTCTGCCCGGCACGGTGGACGAGTTCTGGCGGATGCTCTGGGAGAAGAACGTCCGCACGCTGGTCATGCTGACCAGGTGCAACGAACAGGGACGG GTGAAATGTGAAGAATACTGGCCTTCCCGgaccaaacattttaaaaacatcttcGTGACAACCACGTCTGTAGTCCCATTGGAGGACTGGACCGTCAGAGACTTTGATGTCAAAAAT GTGAAGACAGCAGAGACGCGCTCTCTGCGCCAGTTCCACTTCACAGCCTGGCCCGACCACGGGGTCCCGGAGTCCACCGAACTGCTCATCGACTTCCGCCACTTGGTGCGGGAGCACATGGACCTGGTCTCCCGAAACTCCCCCACCGTGGTGCACTGCAG tGCGGGAGTGGGCCGGACGGGCACCATGATCGCCATCGACCACCTCCTCTTCCAGATCGAGAGGGACAGCATGGTGGACCTGTACGGAACCGTGTACAGCATGCGGATGCACCGGGCCCTCATGGTCCAGACCGAG GACCAGTACGTGTTCCTGCACAAGTGTGCCTTGGACATCATCAAATCGAGGACGGGGACCAACGTGGACCTGATTTATCAGAACGTAGCAGCGGTCGACATTTACGAGAATGTTACGACCATAAAGGGGGCGGCAGGGGTCTCGAGACCATAG